From a region of the Candidatus Jettenia caeni genome:
- a CDS encoding formate/nitrite transporter protein has protein sequence MLYTGNVDAIAAVSLKKATAMKHSLTGFLTLSVIAGFYIGFGVILAFIAAAPVAAINPGIGKIVAGATFGIALSLVIFAGAELFTGYNLLIFKGTLRGTVTLSDSMLGWFWTYLGNLGGSMLFALMIIAAGIFAPDPWKAFILKAATYKSNAPWWELFFRGLFCNWLVCLAIWSTFRCTSDSGKLIMIWWCLFAFVTTGMEHSVANMTILTIANLLPHGPEISWGKMFGWNLVAVTLGNIVGGSFFVTFLYWFATAMDERGAKRLEFLKASTGTSESLKAPKMEEEIKDVRVKMKQ, from the coding sequence ATGTTATATACTGGAAACGTAGATGCAATTGCAGCGGTATCTCTCAAGAAAGCCACTGCAATGAAACACAGCTTAACAGGTTTCTTGACTCTCTCTGTGATAGCTGGTTTTTACATTGGATTTGGTGTTATTCTTGCATTTATTGCTGCCGCACCTGTTGCAGCAATAAATCCCGGCATTGGTAAGATAGTTGCCGGTGCAACTTTTGGTATTGCGTTGTCGTTAGTAATTTTTGCTGGAGCCGAGTTGTTTACAGGATATAACCTTTTGATATTTAAAGGAACACTTAGGGGCACCGTAACTCTTTCAGATTCTATGCTGGGCTGGTTTTGGACGTACTTAGGAAATCTGGGCGGCTCGATGCTTTTTGCACTTATGATTATTGCTGCTGGCATCTTTGCCCCTGATCCCTGGAAAGCATTTATCTTAAAGGCTGCTACCTATAAAAGCAATGCGCCCTGGTGGGAATTATTCTTCAGGGGTCTCTTCTGTAACTGGCTCGTTTGTCTGGCTATATGGTCAACGTTTAGATGCACCAGCGATTCTGGTAAACTGATTATGATATGGTGGTGCCTGTTCGCATTTGTTACGACAGGTATGGAACACAGTGTAGCAAATATGACGATATTGACAATCGCAAATCTCTTGCCTCACGGGCCTGAGATCTCATGGGGTAAGATGTTTGGGTGGAATCTTGTTGCTGTTACCTTAGGTAATATTGTGGGTGGTTCCTTCTTTGTTACATTTCTGTATTGGTTTGCTACTGCTATGGATGAAAGAGGCGCTAAGAGGTTAGAGTTCTTAAAGGCTTCTACGGGAACTTCTGAATCTCTAAAAGCACCAAAAATGGAAGAGGAGATTAAAGACGTTAGGGTAAAGATGAAGCAGTAA